Proteins co-encoded in one Lysobacter solisilvae genomic window:
- a CDS encoding sensor histidine kinase — MLRLWADAPGHVASADDVTRFNEAIDEAIAESVSHYAVEVERWRNIFLGVLGHDLRSPLSAIVMTSETIAQMAVDAPIAAAAQRLIRSGERMRELLDKLLVYNRAQMGMGFEVKRRDIDLVQACREEIDLLQTSMPDLRIRFQSPAAVRGMFDAARIREALANLVINAFKYGTRGGEILVELREEGGSAEIVVDNPGEAIPRETLDLMFEPLRRGGVSGGELEQASLGLGLFIVSQIAQAHAGTISAESNKGKTSFRLHLPRS, encoded by the coding sequence GTGCTGCGGCTGTGGGCGGATGCGCCGGGCCATGTTGCCTCGGCCGATGACGTCACCCGGTTCAACGAGGCGATCGACGAGGCCATCGCCGAGTCGGTCAGCCATTACGCGGTGGAAGTGGAACGCTGGCGCAACATCTTCCTGGGCGTGCTGGGCCACGACCTGCGCAGCCCGCTCAGCGCGATCGTGATGACTTCCGAAACCATCGCCCAAATGGCGGTCGATGCGCCGATCGCCGCCGCCGCGCAGCGGCTCATCCGCAGCGGCGAGCGCATGCGCGAGCTGCTGGACAAGCTGCTGGTGTACAACCGCGCGCAGATGGGCATGGGCTTCGAGGTCAAGCGGCGCGACATCGACCTGGTGCAGGCGTGCCGGGAGGAAATCGACCTGCTGCAGACCTCGATGCCCGACCTTCGCATCCGTTTCCAGTCGCCTGCGGCGGTGCGCGGCATGTTCGACGCCGCCCGCATCCGCGAAGCGCTCGCCAACCTGGTGATCAACGCCTTCAAGTACGGGACGCGCGGCGGCGAGATCCTGGTCGAACTGCGCGAGGAAGGCGGCAGCGCAGAAATCGTCGTGGACAACCCCGGCGAGGCCATCCCCCGCGAGACCCTGGACCTGATGTTCGAGCCGCTGCGGCGCGGCGGCGTCTCCGGCGGGGAACTGGAGCAGGCCAGCCTAGGCCTGGGCCTGTTCATCGTGAGCCAGATCGCCCAGGCGCATGCGGGCACGATCAGCGCCGAGTCGAACAAGGGCAAGACGAGCTTCCGGCTGCATCTGCCGCGGAGCTGA
- a CDS encoding RsbRD N-terminal domain-containing protein, whose translation MGSGLADFIEGHAETIIDDAITFARSVEVGTPLDDVALRDHLPDIVEAIVADLRRPQTRAEEIEKSHGRAVSAVGSTRSAAGTHALHRAHSGYSISHPGLRIPRPARVGAAAVGGCAGPCCLGR comes from the coding sequence ATGGGCAGCGGGCTGGCGGACTTCATCGAAGGACACGCCGAAACGATCATCGATGACGCGATCACCTTCGCCCGGTCGGTGGAGGTCGGCACGCCGCTGGACGACGTCGCCCTGCGCGACCACCTGCCCGACATCGTCGAGGCGATCGTGGCGGATTTGCGCAGGCCGCAGACGCGTGCCGAGGAAATCGAGAAGTCGCACGGCCGCGCGGTGTCGGCGGTCGGCAGCACCCGCTCGGCGGCAGGCACGCACGCCCTGCATCGCGCCCACAGCGGTTACAGCATCTCGCACCCTGGTCTCCGAATACCGCGCCCTGCGCGCGTCGGTGCTGCGGCTGTGGGCGGATGCGCCGGGCCATGTTGCCTCGGCCGATGA
- a CDS encoding M15 family metallopeptidase, with product MSKTTPQLRSAWKEFECDEDSMMLIPFGPDKIRVVPPAAEAFEALAAVMHHHGYEIRPKDTDSYNCRKITGGSGKSLHAYGIALDVNWTTNPYRDHEGTRAVRFSDKDTQDERALDVKAHHADTDMTEAMIADVRNIRTREGRPIFEWGGSWNSVKDCMHFELDVSPQELAAGLDPATVPGLEAYLLALRATGGEPLPVVEPVTVPVAPAVFDPHVVIARDGLRLRSGPSADSDIKRVVPAGTQVNVLRRENGWAQVDFIGDGLADGFMSLSFLRPLDQAPTPVQPDAGGGVGVVIVGGRADITGDVTPALVSRMFPNTGKSNITTHLPSVLAGLRAAGLGDRDMVLMALATIRAETEGFRPISEGRSGFNTRTHPFDLYDPGTNVARILGNTQPGDGARFKGRGFVQLTGRDNYRRVGGQLGVNLLDDPERANDSALAGRILGQFLKNCEGRARAALAERNLEKARKCVNGGTHGMSRFRDAYERGERVFPA from the coding sequence ATGTCGAAGACCACGCCCCAACTGCGTAGCGCCTGGAAAGAGTTCGAGTGCGACGAGGACTCGATGATGCTCATCCCCTTCGGGCCGGACAAGATCCGGGTGGTGCCGCCGGCGGCGGAAGCCTTCGAGGCGCTGGCCGCGGTGATGCACCACCACGGCTACGAGATCCGCCCCAAGGACACCGACAGCTACAACTGCCGCAAGATCACCGGCGGCTCGGGCAAGAGCCTGCATGCCTACGGCATCGCGCTGGACGTGAACTGGACGACCAATCCATACCGCGACCACGAGGGCACGCGCGCGGTGCGCTTCTCCGACAAGGACACGCAGGACGAGCGGGCGCTGGACGTCAAGGCGCACCACGCCGACACCGACATGACCGAGGCGATGATCGCCGACGTGCGCAACATCCGCACCCGCGAGGGCCGGCCGATCTTCGAGTGGGGCGGCAGCTGGAATTCGGTCAAGGACTGCATGCATTTCGAGCTGGACGTCTCGCCGCAGGAACTGGCGGCGGGGCTGGATCCGGCGACCGTGCCCGGCCTGGAGGCCTACCTGCTTGCGCTGCGGGCCACCGGCGGCGAACCGTTGCCGGTGGTCGAACCGGTCACCGTGCCGGTCGCGCCGGCGGTGTTCGACCCGCACGTGGTGATCGCCCGCGACGGCCTGCGCCTGCGCAGCGGACCGTCGGCCGACAGCGACATCAAGCGCGTCGTGCCGGCGGGCACGCAGGTGAACGTGCTGCGTCGCGAGAACGGCTGGGCGCAGGTCGACTTCATCGGCGACGGCCTGGCCGACGGCTTCATGAGCCTGTCGTTCCTGCGCCCGCTCGACCAGGCGCCGACGCCGGTGCAGCCCGATGCGGGCGGCGGCGTGGGCGTGGTGATCGTCGGCGGCCGCGCGGACATCACCGGCGATGTCACCCCCGCGCTGGTGTCGCGCATGTTCCCCAACACCGGCAAGTCGAACATCACCACCCACCTGCCGTCCGTGCTCGCCGGCCTGCGCGCGGCGGGCCTGGGCGATCGCGACATGGTGCTGATGGCGCTGGCCACCATCCGCGCCGAGACCGAGGGCTTCCGCCCGATCTCCGAAGGTCGCAGCGGCTTCAACACGCGCACGCATCCCTTCGACCTGTACGACCCGGGCACCAACGTCGCCCGCATCCTGGGCAACACCCAGCCGGGGGATGGCGCGCGCTTCAAGGGCCGCGGCTTCGTCCAGCTGACCGGCCGCGACAACTACCGGCGCGTCGGCGGCCAGCTGGGCGTGAACCTGCTCGACGACCCGGAGCGCGCCAACGACAGTGCACTGGCGGGGCGCATCCTCGGCCAGTTCCTCAAGAACTGCGAAGGCCGCGCGCGCGCGGCGCTGGCCGAACGGAACCTGGAGAAGGCCCGCAAGTGCGTCAACGGCGGCACGCACGGCATGTCGCGCTTCCGCGATGCCTACGAGCGGGGCGAGCGGGTGTTTCCGGCCTGA
- a CDS encoding fasciclin domain-containing protein encodes MDTVTRTPSPTKTILDNAAANGSFKTFGKAIERAGMGETLRGAGPFTIFAPTDAAFDKLPAGRLDNLLKPENKEELVALLNYHVVSGNTTVAAVGKWDTAKTMNGQSAPIKLNGDKVSIGDAKVTLADIASSNGVIHGIDTVNIPTKQ; translated from the coding sequence ATGGACACCGTCACCCGCACCCCGAGCCCGACCAAGACCATCCTCGACAACGCCGCCGCCAACGGGTCGTTCAAGACCTTCGGCAAGGCGATCGAACGCGCTGGCATGGGCGAGACCCTGCGCGGCGCAGGCCCGTTCACCATCTTCGCCCCGACCGATGCCGCTTTCGACAAGCTGCCGGCCGGCCGCCTGGACAACCTGCTCAAGCCCGAGAACAAGGAAGAACTCGTTGCGCTGCTGAACTACCACGTGGTCAGCGGAAACACGACGGTCGCCGCCGTCGGCAAGTGGGATACCGCCAAGACCATGAACGGTCAGTCGGCACCGATCAAGCTCAACGGTGACAAGGTCAGCATCGGCGACGCGAAGGTCACCTTGGCCGACATCGCCTCCAGCAACGGCGTCATCCACGGCATCGACACGGTCAACATCCCGACCAAGCAGTAA
- a CDS encoding sensor histidine kinase: MTEFGYQHDFAMAGVHAADLNRRLGFFAHELRNLLSTATLALSVIKLGDVGVNGATGGVLDRALVGLANLIDRSLAEVRTSAGMPVQHRLFSLADFIAEVKLSASLEAGVRECTLAVSNVDPSLAVDADRDLLLSAVGNLLQNAFKFSHPHSEISLNAYAAADRILIDVEDRCGGLPPGDAERFFTPFTQAGEDTSGLGLGLTIARRCAEANLGTLGVRNLPGLGCVFSLDLPRHWLPGTEPEEGELEAIVA, translated from the coding sequence GTGACGGAGTTCGGCTACCAGCATGACTTCGCCATGGCGGGCGTGCATGCGGCCGATTTGAACCGCAGGCTGGGCTTCTTCGCGCACGAACTGCGCAACCTGCTCTCGACGGCGACGCTCGCGCTGTCCGTCATCAAGCTGGGCGACGTCGGCGTCAACGGCGCCACGGGCGGCGTGCTGGACCGGGCCCTGGTGGGCCTGGCCAACCTGATCGACCGGTCCCTGGCTGAAGTCCGTACGTCCGCCGGCATGCCGGTGCAGCATCGGCTGTTCTCGCTGGCGGACTTCATCGCCGAGGTCAAGCTTTCCGCCTCGCTCGAGGCCGGGGTGCGGGAATGCACGCTGGCGGTATCGAACGTGGATCCCTCGCTGGCGGTCGATGCGGACCGCGACCTGTTGCTGTCCGCGGTGGGCAACCTGCTGCAGAACGCCTTCAAGTTCTCGCACCCGCACAGCGAGATCTCCCTCAACGCGTATGCCGCGGCCGACCGGATCCTGATCGACGTCGAGGATCGCTGCGGCGGCCTGCCTCCAGGTGACGCGGAGCGATTCTTCACGCCCTTCACGCAGGCGGGCGAGGACACCAGCGGTCTCGGCCTGGGCCTGACGATCGCCCGCCGCTGCGCCGAGGCCAACCTGGGCACGCTGGGTGTGCGCAACCTGCCTGGCTTGGGCTGCGTCTTCAGCCTGGACCTGCCGCGCCACTGGCTGCCGGGCACGGAGCCGGAGGAAGGCGAGCTGGAGGCGATCGTCGCGTAG
- a CDS encoding sensor histidine kinase translates to MTCAIPWGAIVLTSELIARTTGEATTATAAQRLIRSGQRMRELLDKLLVYNRAQMGLGFEIQKEDVDLVTACREEIELLRASTPEARIQFHSPESVRGQFDAVSIRQALANLVVNAHKYGQRGGEIRVVLRNDDGGVALDVTNEGDPIAPETLELMFEPLRRGGVSSGDLEQASLGLGLFIVSQIAQAHQGTIRAESSGGQDDLSAAPAARLMRAT, encoded by the coding sequence ATGACCTGCGCAATCCCCTGGGGCGCCATCGTCCTGACCTCCGAGCTGATCGCGCGCACCACGGGCGAGGCCACGACGGCGACCGCCGCGCAGCGGCTCATCCGCAGTGGCCAGCGCATGCGCGAGCTGCTGGACAAGCTGCTGGTGTACAACCGGGCGCAGATGGGGCTGGGTTTCGAGATCCAGAAGGAGGACGTCGACCTCGTCACCGCGTGCCGCGAAGAGATCGAACTGCTGCGCGCCTCGACGCCCGAAGCGCGCATCCAGTTCCACTCCCCCGAATCGGTGCGCGGGCAGTTCGATGCCGTGAGCATCCGCCAGGCCCTGGCCAACCTGGTGGTGAACGCGCACAAATACGGCCAGCGCGGCGGCGAGATCCGCGTCGTGCTGCGCAACGACGACGGCGGCGTCGCGCTGGACGTTACCAACGAGGGCGACCCGATCGCCCCGGAAACGCTCGAGCTGATGTTCGAACCGCTCCGGCGCGGCGGCGTATCCAGCGGCGACCTGGAGCAGGCCAGCCTGGGCTTGGGACTGTTCATCGTCAGCCAGATCGCGCAGGCCCACCAGGGGACCATCCGCGCGGAATCGTCAGGGGGGCAGGACGACCTTTCAGCTGCGCCTGCCGCGCGGTTGATGCGGGCGACCTGA
- a CDS encoding serine hydrolase, whose product MLATSAAVACPAPPARAGGAVNAHTRFVEQNLFPAVMEAGAKPLSLSNRMQAYGVPGVSVAVIHKGKVDWARGWGVRDATRCKPVTADTAFQAASISKVVTAVLALRMVEQGRIGLDRDINAYLRSWQLPDAGTTSAAPVTLRRLLSHTAGLNVHGFPGYQAGAAVPTAVQVLNGQPPANTEAVRVISPPDPEWRYSGGGYVIAQVALEDVARTPFARLAENEIFRRVDMPHSAFSQPPSPAIAANAASGHIDGKVVANGYHVYPELGPAGLWTTAEDLAHMLLDLQAAADARPARLLSPAMAKAMLTPVKGQWGLGPALSGTGAGRRFGHDGVNEGFQSTMVAYVEKGEGVVVLTNGAGKRLADEIVRAVATDYGWTELASKPTIEAHLPTAALAALAGRYEGGGLSVYLDLRDSRLYANTGGPEPERLIALSADRFRTSASGIVVEFDRAPDGSPLGFRIVEGGPPISLARSAAPTSDPLAQPLFIRGSMNDWGTSAPLIKTADGQLMADLSLGAGEHQLKIGSGDWQTADFGLVGATAVQEPFGVLPLVPRGGNIRLQLAAPGTIRFQLKQAPTGLVLEIRRLEGD is encoded by the coding sequence GTGCTTGCGACCAGTGCGGCTGTCGCCTGCCCGGCCCCACCGGCGCGTGCCGGCGGCGCCGTCAATGCGCATACCCGCTTCGTCGAGCAGAACCTGTTTCCCGCCGTGATGGAGGCTGGCGCCAAGCCGCTGAGCCTGTCCAATCGCATGCAGGCGTACGGCGTCCCGGGCGTCAGCGTGGCCGTGATCCACAAGGGCAAGGTGGATTGGGCGCGAGGCTGGGGTGTTCGTGACGCGACCCGATGCAAGCCGGTGACCGCGGACACGGCCTTCCAGGCGGCTTCGATCAGCAAGGTCGTGACGGCGGTCCTCGCCCTGCGGATGGTCGAGCAGGGCAGGATCGGTCTCGATCGCGATATCAATGCCTACCTGCGTTCATGGCAGCTGCCGGACGCTGGCACCACGTCGGCCGCACCCGTCACTCTGCGTCGATTGCTCAGCCATACCGCCGGCCTCAATGTCCACGGATTTCCCGGTTATCAGGCCGGCGCAGCCGTCCCGACTGCCGTCCAGGTGTTGAACGGGCAGCCTCCCGCGAACACCGAGGCTGTCCGGGTGATTTCCCCGCCCGATCCCGAATGGCGCTATTCCGGCGGTGGGTACGTCATCGCACAGGTCGCGCTGGAAGATGTCGCGCGGACGCCGTTCGCGCGCCTGGCCGAAAACGAAATTTTCCGGCGCGTCGACATGCCACACAGCGCCTTCTCCCAGCCGCCGTCCCCTGCCATTGCCGCGAACGCTGCCAGTGGGCACATCGATGGCAAGGTCGTCGCCAACGGCTATCACGTCTACCCGGAACTCGGCCCGGCCGGTCTGTGGACCACAGCGGAGGACCTCGCCCACATGCTGCTGGACCTGCAGGCCGCGGCCGATGCGCGGCCCGCGCGCCTGCTCTCGCCTGCCATGGCGAAGGCCATGTTGACGCCGGTAAAGGGCCAGTGGGGCCTTGGCCCCGCGCTGTCCGGAACGGGCGCCGGCCGGCGCTTTGGTCACGACGGCGTCAATGAGGGCTTCCAGTCGACGATGGTGGCCTATGTCGAAAAGGGCGAAGGGGTGGTTGTCCTGACGAATGGTGCGGGCAAGCGCCTGGCCGACGAGATCGTTCGCGCCGTCGCCACCGACTATGGCTGGACCGAACTGGCCAGCAAGCCAACGATCGAAGCGCATCTGCCCACGGCGGCACTCGCGGCGCTCGCGGGAAGATACGAGGGTGGGGGCCTTTCCGTTTACCTGGACCTGCGCGACTCCCGCCTGTATGCCAATACCGGAGGCCCAGAGCCGGAGCGCCTGATCGCGCTCTCCGCGGATCGTTTCAGGACATCTGCGAGCGGGATAGTAGTGGAGTTCGACAGAGCGCCCGACGGAAGCCCACTCGGCTTCAGGATCGTCGAAGGCGGACCTCCCATTAGCCTGGCGAGGAGCGCGGCGCCCACGTCGGACCCGCTGGCGCAGCCTCTCTTCATTCGTGGCTCGATGAACGACTGGGGTACGTCGGCGCCGCTCATCAAGACGGCGGACGGCCAGCTGATGGCGGACCTTTCCCTCGGCGCCGGCGAGCATCAGCTGAAGATTGGATCGGGTGACTGGCAGACGGCCGATTTCGGCCTCGTGGGCGCCACTGCGGTGCAGGAGCCCTTCGGTGTCCTGCCTCTGGTTCCACGCGGTGGAAACATCCGCTTGCAGCTTGCCGCGCCAGGCACGATCCGATTTCAGCTGAAGCAGGCTCCCACCGGATTGGTCCTCGAGATCCGCCGGTTGGAAGGAGACTGA
- the hsdR gene encoding EcoAI/FtnUII family type I restriction enzme subunit R — MDKKSLSERDICTQFIVPALNRAGWDFELQVREEVSFTKGRIIVRGKLHTRGEARRADFVLYHRPNLPLAVIEAKDNKHSVGSGMQQALGYADDLQVPFVFSSNGDGFQFHDRTGLSDPVEQELTLDQFPTPQELWRRYCQWKGLADGAAERVEAPYYDDGSGRSPRYYQVNAINRTVEAVARGQDRILLVMATGTGKTYTAFQIIWRLWKSRQKKRILFLADRNILVDQTRNNDFKPFGAPMTKIAKRQIDTSYEIYLSLYQAVTGNEEEKNIYRQFSRDFFDLVVVDECHRGSAAEDSAWREVLEYFSGATHIGLTATPKETREVSSTLYFGDPVYSYSLKQGIEDGFLAPYKVVRIDFDRDLQGWRPPKGMKDKHGNEIEDRIYNLSDMDRNLVLEARTHAVAQKVTEYLATDPYQKTIIFCDDIDHAERMRQALVNLNPERVRENRKYVMRITGDDKEGKAELDNFINPEERYPVIATTSKLMTTGVDAQTCKLIVLDQHIKSMTEFKQIIGRGTRINEDYGKYWFTIMDFKKATELFADPAFDGDPVQIYSPGPGQSPVPPDEGVEVDGGTGSADVEGGVDADGRRGEPRIRYVVDNLPVTVVAERVQYYGPDGRLITESLKDYTRERVRRQFASLDEFLRRWSDAAQKKAIIQELAEQGVLWEALSEEVEVKLGKQLDPFDLVCHVAFDQPPLSRRERADNVRKRNYFARYGGAARQVLEGLLDKYADTGVEHIEDIRILQLDPFRRLGAPMELVSSLGGRDGYLQAVRDLEDQLYTASNDGAAA; from the coding sequence ATCGACAAGAAGTCACTATCGGAGCGTGACATCTGCACGCAGTTCATCGTGCCGGCTCTCAACCGGGCGGGATGGGACTTCGAGCTCCAGGTCCGTGAAGAGGTCTCGTTCACTAAGGGCCGCATCATCGTCCGCGGCAAGCTGCATACCAGGGGCGAGGCCAGGCGCGCCGATTTCGTCCTGTACCACCGGCCCAATCTGCCCCTCGCCGTGATCGAGGCGAAGGACAACAAACATTCGGTCGGCTCGGGCATGCAACAGGCCCTAGGCTATGCAGACGACCTGCAAGTGCCCTTCGTGTTCTCCAGCAATGGCGACGGGTTCCAGTTCCACGACCGCACGGGCCTCTCCGATCCGGTCGAGCAAGAGCTGACGCTGGACCAGTTCCCAACCCCGCAGGAACTGTGGCGGCGTTACTGCCAATGGAAAGGACTGGCTGACGGCGCGGCCGAGCGAGTCGAGGCGCCGTACTACGACGACGGGTCCGGCCGCAGCCCCCGTTACTACCAGGTCAACGCCATCAACCGGACCGTCGAGGCAGTTGCCCGCGGCCAGGATCGCATCCTGCTGGTCATGGCCACTGGCACGGGCAAGACCTACACCGCCTTCCAGATCATCTGGCGACTTTGGAAGTCCAGGCAGAAGAAGCGCATTCTGTTTCTGGCCGACCGCAACATCCTCGTCGACCAGACGCGCAACAACGACTTCAAGCCGTTCGGCGCGCCAATGACCAAGATCGCCAAGCGCCAGATCGACACCTCCTACGAGATCTACCTGTCGCTTTATCAGGCGGTCACGGGCAACGAGGAGGAGAAAAACATATACCGGCAGTTCTCGCGGGACTTCTTCGACCTGGTCGTCGTGGACGAGTGTCATCGCGGCAGCGCGGCCGAGGATTCAGCTTGGCGCGAGGTGCTGGAATACTTCTCCGGTGCGACCCATATAGGCCTCACGGCCACGCCCAAGGAAACCCGCGAAGTCTCCAGCACGCTCTATTTTGGCGATCCAGTCTACAGCTACAGCCTCAAACAGGGCATTGAGGACGGCTTCCTGGCGCCCTACAAGGTCGTGCGCATCGACTTCGACCGCGACCTGCAGGGCTGGCGGCCGCCCAAGGGCATGAAGGACAAGCACGGCAACGAGATCGAGGACCGCATCTACAACCTGAGCGACATGGACCGGAACCTGGTCCTGGAGGCGCGTACCCATGCCGTTGCCCAGAAGGTCACCGAATACCTGGCCACCGATCCCTACCAGAAGACCATCATCTTCTGCGACGACATCGACCATGCCGAGCGCATGCGCCAGGCGCTGGTCAATCTCAACCCGGAACGCGTCCGCGAAAACCGCAAGTACGTCATGCGCATCACCGGAGACGACAAGGAAGGCAAGGCCGAGCTGGATAACTTCATCAACCCGGAAGAACGGTATCCGGTCATCGCCACCACCAGCAAGCTGATGACCACGGGGGTCGATGCACAGACCTGCAAGCTCATCGTGCTCGACCAGCACATCAAATCGATGACCGAGTTCAAGCAGATAATCGGCCGTGGCACCCGCATCAACGAGGACTACGGCAAATACTGGTTCACGATCATGGATTTCAAGAAGGCGACCGAGCTGTTCGCCGATCCCGCCTTCGATGGCGATCCAGTGCAGATCTACAGTCCCGGCCCTGGCCAATCGCCTGTCCCGCCGGATGAGGGCGTTGAAGTGGATGGAGGTACGGGCAGTGCGGACGTGGAAGGTGGCGTGGACGCGGATGGCCGGCGCGGCGAACCGCGCATCCGCTACGTGGTCGACAACCTCCCCGTCACCGTCGTAGCCGAGCGCGTCCAGTATTACGGGCCGGATGGCCGTCTCATCACCGAATCGCTCAAGGACTACACCCGCGAGCGGGTCCGGCGCCAGTTCGCCTCGCTCGACGAGTTCCTGCGCCGGTGGTCCGATGCAGCGCAGAAAAAGGCCATCATTCAGGAGCTGGCCGAACAGGGCGTGCTGTGGGAGGCGCTGTCGGAAGAGGTGGAAGTCAAGCTTGGCAAGCAGCTAGACCCGTTCGACCTGGTCTGCCATGTCGCCTTCGACCAGCCCCCGTTGTCGCGCAGGGAACGCGCGGACAACGTGCGAAAGCGCAACTACTTCGCCCGATATGGTGGCGCCGCGCGCCAGGTGCTGGAAGGCCTGCTCGACAAGTATGCCGATACGGGAGTCGAGCACATCGAAGACATCCGCATCCTGCAGCTGGATCCTTTCCGCCGGCTGGGTGCACCAATGGAACTGGTGTCCAGCCTTGGCGGGCGTGACGGCTACCTGCAGGCGGTGCGTGACCTTGAAGACCAGCTGTACACCGCGAGCAATGACGGCGCCGCAGCCTGA
- a CDS encoding type I restriction-modification system subunit M, whose protein sequence is MSIGSTIKSIQDIMRKDVGVDGDAQRIGQLVWMLFLKILDDREQEWELLNEDYRSPLPQRLRWRTWAADPEGITGDELKEFIDNDLFPSLRELAPRQNKPLGYVVRDVFQDAYNYMKSGQLLRQVVNKIQAGVDFNKAQERHAFGDMYEQLLRDLQAAGNAGEFYTPRPVTEFMVRMVDPKLHETVMDPACGTGGFLTCTIEHKRKNYVRTAEDEQVLQASILGVEKKPLPHLLATTNMVLHGIEVPSQVRHDNTLSRPLTSWGPGERVDCVVANPPFGGMEEDGIENNFPSAFRTRETADLFLVLIMQVLKSGGRAAVVLPDGFLFGEGIKSRIKEKLLTECNLHTVVRLPNGVFNPYTGIKTNLLFFTKGTPTREVWFYEHQYPAGTKSYSKTKPMRVEEFAVEAAWWGSETDGYAARVENAFAWKVGVDDLKARNWNLDCKNPHVGEQISHDPDELLCQYEKLQGQVSELRNQLRTMLAEALERGQ, encoded by the coding sequence ATGTCTATCGGCTCCACCATCAAATCCATCCAGGACATCATGCGCAAGGATGTCGGCGTCGACGGCGACGCCCAGCGCATCGGCCAGCTGGTCTGGATGCTGTTCCTCAAAATTCTTGACGACCGCGAGCAGGAATGGGAGTTGCTCAACGAGGATTACCGCTCGCCATTGCCGCAGCGGTTGCGCTGGCGGACTTGGGCAGCCGACCCGGAAGGCATCACCGGCGACGAACTGAAGGAGTTCATCGACAACGACCTGTTCCCGTCGCTGCGTGAGCTGGCGCCGCGCCAGAACAAGCCGCTGGGCTACGTCGTACGGGACGTGTTCCAGGACGCCTACAACTACATGAAGTCAGGCCAACTGCTGCGCCAGGTCGTCAACAAGATCCAGGCCGGTGTGGACTTCAACAAGGCGCAGGAACGCCATGCCTTCGGCGATATGTACGAGCAGTTACTGCGTGACCTTCAGGCGGCCGGCAATGCAGGTGAGTTCTACACGCCGCGCCCGGTCACCGAGTTCATGGTGCGCATGGTCGACCCAAAGCTGCACGAAACGGTGATGGATCCGGCCTGCGGCACCGGCGGCTTCCTGACCTGCACTATCGAACACAAGCGCAAGAATTACGTCCGAACCGCCGAGGACGAACAGGTTTTGCAGGCCAGCATCCTGGGCGTCGAGAAAAAGCCGCTGCCGCACCTGCTGGCCACCACCAACATGGTCCTGCACGGGATCGAGGTGCCCAGCCAGGTCCGGCACGACAACACCCTGTCCCGACCGTTGACGAGTTGGGGACCGGGCGAGCGGGTGGACTGCGTGGTCGCCAATCCCCCGTTCGGCGGCATGGAGGAAGACGGCATCGAGAACAACTTCCCGTCGGCCTTCCGCACGCGCGAAACGGCCGACCTGTTCCTCGTTCTGATCATGCAGGTGCTCAAGTCGGGCGGTCGCGCGGCGGTGGTCCTGCCCGACGGTTTCCTATTCGGCGAGGGCATCAAGAGTCGGATCAAGGAAAAGCTGCTAACGGAGTGCAACCTGCACACCGTCGTCCGCCTACCCAACGGCGTGTTCAACCCCTACACCGGCATCAAGACCAACCTCCTTTTCTTCACCAAGGGCACACCGACCCGCGAGGTGTGGTTCTACGAGCACCAGTATCCTGCCGGCACGAAGAGCTATTCCAAGACAAAGCCCATGCGCGTCGAGGAGTTTGCGGTCGAGGCAGCTTGGTGGGGTAGCGAGACCGACGGCTACGCCGCGCGGGTGGAGAACGCATTCGCTTGGAAGGTCGGTGTCGATGATCTTAAGGCGCGGAACTGGAATCTGGACTGCAAGAACCCGCACGTGGGTGAACAAATTAGTCACGATCCCGACGAACTCCTCTGCCAGTATGAAAAGCTGCAGGGCCAAGTCAGCGAGCTGCGTAATCAGCTCCGGACCATGCTGGCCGAAGCGCTGGAGCGAGGCCAATGA